A stretch of DNA from Pyxicephalus adspersus chromosome 5, UCB_Pads_2.0, whole genome shotgun sequence:
taaaaaaaactctagtttAGGTGGATTAAAAGGCATTTTATAAGTGACTACAGTGACCTAGTGATTaccctttttggctatctggtgTTTGTCACCAGGTAGACTAACTGCATAGCGTTTCCTCCCTTTGTCTGTTTCTATGGTTTCCTCCTACGGACTAAAACATAATGTCAAGTTTATTGGTTTTTATCCAAAAGTGGTCCTAGTGTTTGTGTTACTCTTGGAAGGAGGGGCTTTTAAACTGGTAATGGGACTTCTTCTATGCAATATTTACCAATTtcagttttatgttattttgtgaGTATATTATAGTAGTTGAATTTACAAAATGAAAGTTCTGTGAAAACCTATCATGAGTCAGACATTTGCAACCAGtttctaattatatatatttctttcagaTTCCGACTTGAGTATGCGAACACTCAGCACACCAAGCCCTGCACTAATATACCCACAAAACCTGAATAGCTTCCAGAATGGAAGAGgatcatcaacatcatcatcatccatcaCAGGAGAGACTGTGGCAATAGTCCATTCCCCACCACCTACACGTCTTACCCACCCACTGATACGCCTGGCCTCAAAGCATCAAAAGGACCATGCAAACATCGATCGCATGCCAGATCAAtgcataatacaaatattttcataccTACCCACAAACCAGTTATGCCGTTGTGCCCGAGTCTGTCGACGTTGGTATAATTTAGCCTGGGACCCTCGATTATGGAGGACTATAAGACTAACTGGTGAAACTTTAAGCGTGGACAGGGCCTTAAAGGTATTGACCCGTAGACTTTGTCAGGATACACCCAACGTCTGTCTCATGTTGGAGACAGTAATAGTTAGTGGCTGCAGGCGGCTCACAGATCGGGGGCTTTATACCATTGCTCAGTGCTGCCCAGAACTGAGAAGACTAGAAGTGTCCAATTGTTACAACATATCCAATGAGGCAGTATTTGATGTGGTATCGTTGTGCCCAAACTTGGAACATCTGGATGTGTCAggtaaaaataatgtttgatctaatattatatgaaaaaaaaatattttcaacagacattctaatatatatttcaaatatatgaaCATACATTATTTCAGTGTAATTTGCCCACTATGAATGGAATGCCTCTTCCTATTTCAGATTCGTGACTCATTATGTTCATAGCAtgtgtaaaatttattttagataagACAGTAGGTTATACTAAAAGTATGTTCTGAAAGCATAaagcattttacataaaaattaaaatggaaaatatgtacACAGGCAGCCTTTTTCATTGCAGAGGAGATGCAatgggctgatttactgaaggaaaAATGACTAAAGtttattcacttagcaaagtgaataggCAAAGTAAATTATGTGAGgctctgctaaaaccaattattttttgttacatttggtGACACATGAATGTGTATTCTATGCAAAATACACGTTCAttacattcacaaagctaagtgaattatccctggcagtatgattattcaCATTGTGAATTCACATTATTCACAAGTGATCAGCCCAAACTCATATAACAGCTCCTAACCTTGTATATCAGATCCATTATGTTAGTTGCTGAAATGAATGAACTGCATATGGTAGTGTCAAAAGAGCTTGTGCACATTAAATCACTGGAGGAGAATggtatatatacactttaaccctgattttttttaaagctctccaagcctagagagaatacactttcatcagtgaagctgggtgatccagcaaacgaagtaatttgctatttgctagcagatgttttgaatcctggaccagatctattccaggtttgctggatcacccagcttcactggtgaaagtgtattctatccagccttggagagctttaataaatcaggccctttaaatTACttgcctagagcaggggtcagcaacctttactatcaaaagagccattttgcctcctcttccactaaacaaaaatagtctggagccgcaaaacataacacagtttataaacttttaacgttttaatattttttttaattttacctgttacaagaagtgtgcatgtgtaggcctactttgaaataaattaaacactgaactattgCCCTAGAaacctccagcttctaatgtatcatcctgttacattggaagctggaggcttctaacgtaacagggtagatttttttgatgggcagagttctttatattctgacgatgccttagcgatgaaattttaaggggtgttagccacaggtgtccctcatttgcagctttaattttgttcacctgtaccccctaatcttgagtaattggggttcaggtgctagaagcctccagcaatgtgtaacagggtagattattttgatgggcagagttctttattttctgacgatgccttagcgattcaattgtaggtggtgttagttTCTACCTGTAGGGTGAACCAACTAACATTTTGGTTTTTGGGTttatataattactgtatgtaGAATAAAGAGTGTTCAGTGTTATAGTACCCCACTGACAAATTAAGTgctttcaaataaataaaggtgAAATTCCACTAGTggttttaaattacttttgtccAGTGTTCTGCTATATTACAAGAGACTGAAAATAAACTAGGGAAGATTACTGATGGCAAATAGGTTGGTAAACAATCCTTATAGCTCATTTATTGGAAAATTACGTTGGATTATGGTTTGCATAAATTAGGTTAACACACAAATAGAACATAATGTTTAGTTAAATGACTTTATTACATGTACCAAGTAATCTCTTTTATTTTGTAGGCTGTTCAAAGGTAACCTGCATCAGCTTGACACGTGAAGCTTCCATTAAATTGTCTCCTATGCATGGCAAACAGATATCAATACGTTTTTTGGACATGACAGACTGTTTCTTGCTGGAAGATGAAGGACTGCACACTATAGCAGCTCATTGCACTCAGCTTACTCACCTCTACTTGCGTCGCTGCATTCGTATCACCGACGAAGGTTTACGATATATCATGATATACTGCACATCTATCAAGGAGCTAAGCGTCAGTGACTGTCGCTTTGTCAGTGACTTTGGTATGCGTGAGATTGCAAAATTGGAATCACGTCTGCGGTACCTTAGCATAGCCCACTGTGGAAGGATAACTGATGTGGGCATTCGTTACATCGCTAAGTACTGCAGTAAGTTGCGCTACCTCAATGCTCGAGGGTGTGAAGGCATCACAGACCATGGGGTGGAATACCTTGCGAAAAATTGCACAAAACTGAAATCCCTAGACATTGGGAAGTGTCCTCTAGTTTCAGACATTGGTTTGGAGTTCTTAGCGCTCAACTGCTTTAACTTAAAGCGCTTGAGTCTTAAATCCTGTGAAAGCATTTCAGGTCAAGGCCTACAGATTGTGGCTGCCAATTGCTTTGACCTACAGATGTTAAATGTTCAGGATTGTGAAGTGTCAGTAGATGCTCTACGGTTTGTGAAACGCCATTGCAAGCGTTGTATAATTGAACATACAAATCctgcatttttctaaaaaatgcaaTTGATTAACATGTATAGAAATCTTGCACATACAGTAACTTGTTTATAgcaagttctgttttttttatatgacaaaatGAGAAGGcaattatgtgtttgtattttgtctGCAGTTCAGAGATTTAGACATGCTGAGTAAGAACTGTGCATAATATGTGTGCTTTACACAGCTAGGTCAAGGTGATtatcactaaaaatacatttagtgaaTGTGTCAGATGCTGTATTGGGTGAAattctttcaaatgttaattatttcaTATGTTAGTTTCTCTATGATCTAATCAATCAGATGGAAGGTTCACtgacaaaacaaattattatagtCACCTACACCTAACATCTATGTTGTATTTATAATAACCTTTTAATtacctgataaaataaaaaatgcattttatcacATAACCAATCTGTCCTGTTTTAAGAGAAAACCTTATTATACTTGctgaaaatatagttttaaagaaAGTTGTGTGATGGGGCCATTGGGTGCACAAAGAATTCCTgccaaaaaatgacatttgtataGTGGCAATTTCATGTGTACAATAGATACCTCTGTTTACTGCAAGTATCTGA
This window harbors:
- the FBXL7 gene encoding F-box/LRR-repeat protein 7 translates to MGANNGKYGSEGKGSSSISSDVSSSTDHTPTKALKNVATSEDSDLSMRTLSTPSPALIYPQNLNSFQNGRGSSTSSSSITGETVAIVHSPPPTRLTHPLIRLASKHQKDHANIDRMPDQCIIQIFSYLPTNQLCRCARVCRRWYNLAWDPRLWRTIRLTGETLSVDRALKVLTRRLCQDTPNVCLMLETVIVSGCRRLTDRGLYTIAQCCPELRRLEVSNCYNISNEAVFDVVSLCPNLEHLDVSGCSKVTCISLTREASIKLSPMHGKQISIRFLDMTDCFLLEDEGLHTIAAHCTQLTHLYLRRCIRITDEGLRYIMIYCTSIKELSVSDCRFVSDFGMREIAKLESRLRYLSIAHCGRITDVGIRYIAKYCSKLRYLNARGCEGITDHGVEYLAKNCTKLKSLDIGKCPLVSDIGLEFLALNCFNLKRLSLKSCESISGQGLQIVAANCFDLQMLNVQDCEVSVDALRFVKRHCKRCIIEHTNPAFF